One window from the genome of Toxotes jaculatrix isolate fToxJac2 chromosome 17, fToxJac2.pri, whole genome shotgun sequence encodes:
- the cldn11a gene encoding claudin-11a: MANSCLQLSGFLISCLGWLCIVIATATNDWVNMCKYGLNTCKKMDELGAKGPWADCVISTGLYHCVSLTQILDLPAYIQTTRALMITGSILGLPAVGMLLMSMPCISLGNEPQSSKNKRTILGGVLIFIVALCGMVSTVWFPIGAHQEHGLMSFGFSLYTGWVGTIFSLLGGSILTCCSSESSSSRSYQDNNRFYYSKQGGGNPPAASSTNHAKSAHV; encoded by the exons ATGGCGAACTCGTGTCTCCAACTGAGCGGCTTTCTCATAAGCTGCCTCGGCTGGCTGTGTATAGTAATCGCGACAGCCACCAACGACTGGGTGAATATGTGTAAATACGGTTTGAACACCTGCAAGAAGATGGATGAGCTAGGAGCCAAGGGACCGTGGGCGGACTGTGTCATCTCCACAGGATTATACCACTGCGTCTCCCTTACGCAGATCCTGGACCTGCCAG CCTACATCCAGACGACTCGTGCACTGATGATCACAGGTTCAATCCTGGGTCTCCCAGCAGTGGGAATGCTCCTCATGTCCATGCCCTGCATCAGCCTTGGCAACGAACCGCAGAGCTCCAAGAACAAACGCACCATCTTGGGAGGAGTGCTTATATTCATAGTCG CTTTGTGTGGAATGGTATCTACGGTCTGGTTTCCCATTGGGGCCCACCAGGAGCATGGCCTCATGTCATTTGGCTTCTCTCTCTACACTGGCTGGGTGGGCACTATTTTCTCCCTGCTGGGTGGGTCCATCCTCACCTGCTGCTCATcagagtcctcctcctcccgctcctACCAGGACAACAACCGCTTTTACTACTCCAAACAGGGAGGAGGCAACCCGCCAGCCGCCTCCTCCACCAATCACGCCAAGAGCGCCCACGTCTGA